The genome window GCTATGTAGCGGTGGTCTACCCTCTGTCGGACTGGGAGACAGGACAGAAGTTTGCAGTTGTTCCCATCTTGGCTTGGGTGGTGAGTGCTGCAGCAGCAATACCAGCCTCAGTGCAAAGCTCTGTCGTGTCTGACCCAGATGACAGCAACAGTCTTCACTGTGAGATTAACAGCACAATGACCGTCATTGCTATTACATTTGaacaaaactgtttttttgtggttgCAGTTTTGGTCATGGCTTTTTGCTACATACGAATAGTTCAGACTGTCCTCAAGTCCCGAACACAAAAGAAACACAGGACTATAAAGCTCATCTTCTGCATTGTGGCTGTGTTCTTTGTTGGCTGGGCTCCTTATAACATTGTCATATTTCTACAGTCATTAGTTTATTATGGGATTGAGCCTTTTACAGAGTGTAATGTCAGTGATCATCTTGATTATGCACTTTACGTCTTCAAATTTCTCGCTTTCTTCCACTGCTGTCTTAACccagtgttttatgtttttgttggtgtaaaattcagaaatcatGTGAAGACATTTCTacagatttatatttttcatgaaaaagGTTCACGGACCCCACCAAGATTACACAACTGTCAGACCCAGTTTAGATACAGTATGGTCAGAGTAAAtgctaaaaaaatattttcttaatatataatttttttatgctTTGTACAATAGACGAATAAGTTTAGGTTTTGAAATTGTAACTAAGAATTTAAACTGCCATTATCACGCTGGTTTGTTTTGAATTCAATGAACACAAAAAGGTTTGTGTGTATTACTCTGTATCAGTTGCACTTTAGAAATGTCTGTTTTCTCAGATATATTATTATCAATGTTGTGTGATAAAAAGgtgtttcatatatttatttgctttgCTATTTTTTAGACCACAAACTGTAGATTTGAACCTGTCAGtgcacaatttaaataaaactcaTTACATTTTCTGTGGCTGCTTCGGGGTCGCTCTGGTTCCAAAAACCCACCCTGAATCTCTAGGAGACACTTAGGAACACATTTTGGACAGGTACCAGGTCAACTCCGGGTATCACatagtcactaacacactctcacCGACGGGCAGTTTCCcacaaccaatccacctaccagcctgtgattttggactgtgggatgaaactgatgtacccagaggaaacccacgcagacactgcgAGAAcgcaccaagctcctcacagacagtgactcaggGCAGAGAATGAACTCACAACCCCAAGACCTGTAGTCCCCTGGTAAATAAATAGGAGATTAAATGCATAGTAATCCTAGactattaaaaaaattcaacatTTTTAATTCACAGAACTGTTGTTTCATATACTGGGCTTAAGTTAAGTCTAACACTGCACATGAAAACTTTGAAATTTGGCCTACATTTCAAAATCTAGTGGCCAAATATGAAGTTGAATTCTCTCTATTCctcagtttttattttacacaatatgACTCATGCTAAAATATCCCCATGACTGCATATAAATTGTGCTAAATGGAATCTTGATGGAACCCAGCCAGTGTCTCTCATTGCGAGTGTGAACACTGCTTCCTCTTTCATCCTGAAATAGAATCACAGAACAAACTATGAACAAGAATGAAGTCCATGCCACTTGACTGATATATCTACACCAGCCATTTGAATAAATTTTTATATTGCCCTACTGCGATTCTGCCAGTGACTCTGAACAGGCTTGGTTTAGTTCTGTACTAAAAAGGGACTAGCTCGGtcttaaaatcagaaaaaaacagatccAGTTTTGATTGATTTATGTATCACTCACCTCTACCATTTCAGAGAGAACTTCATCAAAAATACTGATAAAGACCTCGTCCCGGACCGCCTGCAGACTGGAGGTGCTGCAGTTTCCATTTGGAGCACTgaggaacaaagaaagacagGGTCGTCATATTCCTTAATAAATGATAACAATGAGATGCTGGCTTTATACTTCTCCAGTGTTATCTGAAACATTCTGAATGAATCATATGACTCATTAATAATTTTGTAGCTTTGAAATATTCACCAATATCCCCAACCACAGAGAACTGCATTTACAGTAACAGCAATCACTAGCGtttctacaaaaacaaaatccacAGCCGCATTATATTCAGCAGAAATGAGCAGAGATGTATCAGCAGTTTCTAAAGGATATCCATTTGCTGTGTATGCAGTAATATATCCCTGGAAAAATTGCTCATGTACTGATGACTTCTAAAAAGTTCTTGGGTTCTTGATAAGGTGCTGCTTGTCAGTTGCTAAGGTGTTGTAGGTGATTGCTAAGGTTTAGGTGCTGGATGATGAGTTGTGTCTGTGCTGATACTATGGGTTGCTGCTTAGATGTTGGTTCTAGGTTTGAGCCACATTTGTTGgttgttgtttaaaaaatgtgaccTGTAGGGGCATGTAGGTAGATTACAGTTTCCAGTGCATTTCTCTGGAATCACAATTTTCAGATAACTACTACTTTGGTGAGATTGTTACCAAAATGTTCTATTGGCCAAATTTGGTAGTTGTAGCTTGAAAATGATGAcctatgtaaaaatgtaaattgtgtAGGATATAAACTTGAGAAGAAAAATAGAGTGGCAAGATTTATTTGACAAGTCAACTTGATTAACCAGGATCacaaaattgttttattttctcacatTTGAAAGTATACATTTTGCAGAGTCATGGTACACAGTGGAATATAGCTGTAGTGTATACAGCTGTAGAAAATGTGTCCCCTGGTTTCTTTCAATTAACAATTCCACACCAATTGActtggtaacactttactgtatataatcatacataacaatttcataacatctaatattttactATATACACTTCTGTGAATTTTGGACTATGAGAACACACTCTTGTTGGTAAAAGCCTTCCCTTGATGACAAGCTTGGAGGGGAGGTGAAACAGGTTGCTATTGTTAATTTTATGAACTTTTTCATTGTTAAACTGAAGAAGGTTCATGGATCAGATTTACTTTAGATATAGTTCCTCTGTTGCTATAAGCAAAGGAAAAAGCTCCCCCCTCTCTGAATAATACAGTGAGTAACTTAAGCTTCTCATTTTGAATTATGTATGGTTGTtttagtgcacacacacacacacacacacacaaacgcatgcATGCACACAATTTATAATCAGGTCACTGCCTTTAAACATTTCATAATGTTGCAAAACACCAGTGTATCACTTTATTATCTTACAAGGAGAAGTTCTAAAATGGAACCACTGAAATTCAAGAAATCTTTGGTCATCACAATTCGAACCTTTGTTTATCTTCATTATTGATGTGCAGGTGAGAGGGATGAGGGATATACAACATCACTGGCCTGAAACTCCAAATTCACTGCTGTCCTACATTCTTAGAGAAAGTGTAACCTCATACACTATGTAGATCAGAATAATCTGTTCTCAAGCCAAAGAGATGTCTCTGTATATATCACTGCTCCAAGTAAAGAATCTTTTTCCAAGCAGTCATAATAATAATCTACTACACATATCattagaattaaaaataaataaataaataaaaattaggaGGATAAGTAGACAATTAGACAGAAGCCTGACAAACTAAATATAAGAAGAGTTTCTTTATCATTTggcgttttatttattttaaacaataaaaaatagtcAGTTATATCTCCCACACCTCCAATCTTCAGTCCCAGATTGTTGTAATCAGCGGCAGTTACAGCTTGTATGGGTGAACTCACCTTATATCCCCTTCACCCCTGCGGTAAATTACCCTGTCATTTTTATTAAGCCTTTTCTCTCGCTTATTTTCTGTGGCTTTATTTTCTCAGgcgaaacacacacaaacacacacactttgactCTATCCGTTGCTCTCAGTGTTCACAGAGCTCCCTTAACCAGCTACATAGACTCCAAATTAAACTTTTAAGCGgggtttattttctgtttagaGTCGGTTCTTATCGTTGTGATATGATACAAATGTGTTAATGACTCCAGTTCAACGAACACTGCTGAGAGAGAATCGACTCTAAGAGTTTTGACTGCTTGTATGGAGTCGAATAGATTTTTTGAGAGTCGGCTCCTCATCACTAAATACATTTACTTTATTCTTCTGCTCTCACCATGTATAGAGACTTTGGAACCATACTCTGAAaacaattattaaatatattatgaataGTTCAGAGCAATGAAAAGAAGaaagtttttttaaaataaagtagatctaaagagaaaatatttgtGACGTCGTTATGTTGAGTGAGTGCTGTGTCTCCCTCTGCtggtgacttttatttttagtcaGTCTACAATCATGGTGTTAAGTCATTTCAAACTTTAAATTAGGCCATTAACTATTTCAACCTTggaattacagcttctaaatgattttGCTGTTCCACAGAGCTGTAACAGGAAGAATGGAGTCTGTGGCCGTTACGCCgggtcctctgctggtttactggACTTAGCAAGTTTTGAATCATGGGGAGAAGGGCTCTCGCGAGAAAGGCATAATGGGTGGTTTCTTAGATACAAGAAAGTGTATGGACActaagacagagagagcaagaaggagaaaaagagcgagcatgagtgagagagtggCCATGCAAGAGACTTAATTTACACAGTAGAGGGAGCTGAAAGAGTTATGAGTCGTAGCTAAGTAACTtgcatagggtgaccagacgtcctcttttacccggacatgtcttcatttttagacttaaaaaaatgtccggcctgAATTTCACAAAcctctgggattttgtttttctagaacttacatagaatttcgggaagcgtttcattcactagtcccgccctcccctactccgattggttcgcttgagtgagaagtgGGCGtcgtgaagtagcctaaaatcttctgattggacggtctgactgtagagctaccgttattggtcgatatcctctgtaaacatttaattggtcagtctgcacgtcagttgTCGTCCACCCCCCTCCCTATTGTTCAGGGATATGGTAGCTCCAGAACCTACCTGTGCACCAGTCCAAAATTTACGCAATTATTTCCGCAAATATGATGGAATTTCACTCTGCCAATCTTACCAActagtttttggactgtgggataaGGACTGTGGGGCTGTGGGAAGCCTGTGGTTGACATGTGCTGTACTAGAAGGTTCATGAGGGGTGAGTCAGTCTCAAACAGGTGGACAGCCATGTTTTTTTATACAATAAAACTACATAACCAATCTGGGACAGGGCTTCTGTTGTGCAGGAGAGCAGCAGATGGGTAAGAGGAGCTAGAGGTGGTGACTAATGACATATTCATAGACCTCACACATACTGAATGAACATGAAATTGTAGATTGACATCTAAACCATTTTGGGGGccttttgttttttggaaataACGTTTAAATATGTCATTCATGAAGAGAGATTACTTTTTAGGAGTGTAGATGATGACTGGGGGGTATTTTCAAAACAAATGTGTACAACGTTATTTGCCTGATGGGACATAATGTCAAAGAAATATCTGATTCTCTATTTGGTTTAAATGTATTTTCCCACAACTGAACAATTTACAAGGCTGACGTTGTTCTACCTTAAATAAGGCAACGAATATAACTTCACTAAGCTGAGGATGtctttttaaaaactatttaattaatacattatttttcagCAAGTATAAATATACAACTCCCAGTAAACAGAAAATACACAGACTCCTCAACAATTAATACAGTGCTAATAATGTTTTAGCATTTTTAAATGACATATAATTAGATGTTGGTGAATTATCTGATTATTGCTGAAAGACACGCCCCTGAGGCTGATACAGTCTGTTTCCTTTTAAACCACTAGAGGGCAACCTAGGCTTAGTTTACATGTTTCCTCTTAGTAAAGTCACTATTCTGTTATGAAGACCTTTGCCTTTACAAAGTTAGTCAATTCTCTGGACTATGTTAGAAAGACTAACTGCTCCAGCGTACATTACTTTTGCAATTGCTATGTACACACCAAACTGTGACACTGTGTATAATTTGGTTTACATACAAACCTGAGGCTTTAGGGCTGTTTCTTGGACGGTTGAACTTTAGGGAGAAACTGTGTTACAGTGATTCAACTCTTCCCTTGACAACCACAGCATAAGCCTGTGATACTTGATGTATCTTACCGTTCTCCACAGTTATGACAGAAATATTGGGTattatctgtgtgtttgttaacAATGTACAGCAATAACAGCCTTTATTCGTGTGGAAAGTCTTTACTCTATATAATGGAAGATTGTTTTGAGGATTTGGTTGGATATCCCACATACACTAATATTTCCATAAAAACTTCCTTGGGAATTTCAGAAGGTTGGCATGAATACTCTTAATGCTGTTTATGTTAacaacagggcggcacggtggtgcagcaggtagtgtcgcagtcacacagctccaggggcctggaggttgtgggttcgagtcccgctctgggtgactgtgtgttaggagttcagtgtgttctccctgtgtctgtgtgggtttcctccaggtgctccggttccctccaacagtccaaaaacacacgttggtaggtggattggcaactcaaaggtatccgtaggtgtgagtgaatgtgtgtgttgccctgtgaaggactggcgccccctccagggtgtattcccgccttgtgcccaatgattctaggtaggctctggacccaccgcgaccctgaattggataagggttacagacaatgaatgaatgaatgaatgttaacaaCAGTTCTGACCCTATGCACATATTTGAATTTTCTTACTGCGTTATCAgtgttttatgttattttttgcACATGTAATGAATGTGAAATAAACAGAATGGTAAGATCAGGGAAAAGATTAATAGATGATACCAAACGTAGCTGAAAGTCTTCTTTTGGCTCCagcacatttctgttttttatcaGATCCAGTCTGCTCTGTGTTTCTTATTGTGACTTTCTTTTACACAATGAAGAAAAATGCCTCTGATTAGAGACACACTGATTGTATTGTTGACCGCATCTGACAAGAGTTTATTCTTGTGGGTGAGTTTTCATTttattgacacacacacacacacacacactgtaaattcAGTCAATGACACACACGGGAAACTCTCTCAAAGTAAATCTTCCTATGATCCTTATCAGTTTtcttttgtctgtttattttccTTTCCTCTATTTCTCATCTATAGCTTCATTTTccctttttgtatttgttttccattcttattagttttttttccatccttcatttttctttttttattgtctaCAGATACGACTTAATTTGATGCTCTTTGTAACAAGAATACAAGAatacttccctctctctctctctctctctctctctctctctcacacacacacacacacacacagagttgtgtgtatgtgtgttgttaATGGAATTAGACTGCTGTGAGATATGTGTATGTTGATGTTGTAGCCTGCAGTCTTTGCTCATCTCTGGCGTGCAGCAGTCTGATTGGATAATGAGCTGAAATTGCACTTTACTAAACTCTGCTCTTATTGGATAATGAAATGAAGTCAGACTCTGGCATACCATTCAGCTCCGGCCTTTCATCTGAGCTCCGCTGAGGCTTCTGCCGTGtcttctcttcttcctcctgaGAGAGGGAGCCTCTGTGTGAGTGGCTAATTCTGGGAGTAGCTAACCGCTCATGTCAACACACAGAGCACTGAtgttatctctctttctttgtgtgtgtgtgtttgtgtatgtgagtTAGAAGGCTTTCTCCATGCTCAAGGGCCTTGGTTCATTCagcataaacaaaaaacacattatGGAAACCATCTGCAAACACATGTTATTCATCACTGCTTCATAAACATCCATATGAAGGTTATCTGCCAATAtgaactcactggccactttattggaaacacttcagtccagtccagtttattttattttagtgctGTTCCAGATGTTTGTGTTAACCAttttctagtccttcatcacgGACCACAGAGCTGCTGTAGTCTGGATATTTCCAGGTGGTGTCGCTGATACTGGACACCACCAACATAAATGAGCAGTGAACTGGATCAGGAATGGTGTCCAACATCAAACTGTCATTTCTTCATGACATAAGCTTTTAGAGTCCACTTTTCACATTTGTGGAGGTTCAAATAGTAAATCCCTTACCACTGCTGCGTTAAGTCCAATGGATAGTTCAAGGAGGCTGAAGGTCCAAGGTCATTAAATCAGTAAGAGCAGGAAGAGGAAACCATAAACATGGTGCAGCCTAAATGCAGAAGCCATGGTTGCTGTGGTGATGGGGTTCAGTGAGTTAATGATTACCAGGACAGGACACTTAGCTGCAGAGCATCCTGTAACTGTCCACACAGTTAAAGAGCTGATGATTAGGACAGAGcaggatggtgtgtgtgtctgtgtaccaggaatatatcacagcacacctgtttacacactcacattgtggggactcagCTGGTCCCCACAGGGTAAATCATTACATGTTAAAGACATGTTTTAATTTTGAGTAGGGTTGGACTTTAGGGTTAAGCTCACAGTAATAATGGAAGATCCTGTAATGTCCCCACACTTCACAGTTACAAGATTGtacatatgtttgtgtgtatcagagagagagagagactgtcaccacctgagagacagtgggtaacACCCACCTCACCATATCCCAACCTTGATTACTTacaatatatacattcattcagtcattatctgtaatccttatccagttcagggtcgcggtgggtccagagcctacctggaatcattgggtgcaaggtaggaatacaccctggagggggcaccagtccttcacagggcaacacagacacacacactcacacattcactcacacactcacacctacggacactttcgagtcgccaatccacctaccaacgtgtgtttttggactgtgggaggaaactggagcacccggaggaaacccacgcgaacacagggagaacacaccacactcctcacagacagtcacccggagcgggaatcgaccccacaacctccaggccccaggagctgtgtgactgcggcactacctgctgctccactgtgccaccctacaACATATACGTTATaaacccaaaaaaataaataaataataataataataataatatatatatatatatatatatatatatatatatttaattttttttttcatatgctgttttaaatgttgtcAAACAATTCTTTTCACTACTGTTGTCacttattttgttattattttctgcttttacaTTTCCTTTCTATTTTTCTTGCTATCGTTTCTCGTTGTAATGCTTTGGCAATATTGTTCTAATAAAAGTCATGCAAATAAAGCTGTTTGAatctaaaagagagagagagactaaatgcttgtgtgtgtatgtatgaagATATGTGCAttttttgtgtgcgtgtgtgtttaagtgtttgGGTCTGG of Hoplias malabaricus isolate fHopMal1 unplaced genomic scaffold, fHopMal1.hap1 scaffold_332, whole genome shotgun sequence contains these proteins:
- the LOC136684426 gene encoding chemokine XC receptor 1-like, which encodes MYDTYDEDETDEICHKETVVRVGSIAIPIFFTIVIILSLIGNVMVLVILALYKSLKSSINLFILNLAVSDLMFTLGLPFWACYYTWGWTFGDAMCKGVHFVFFTGFYSSSVFLMLLTIQRYVAVVYPLSDWETGQKFAVVPILAWVVSAAAAIPASVQSSVVSDPDDSNSLHCEINSTMTVIAITFEQNCFFVVAVLVMAFCYIRIVQTVLKSRTQKKHRTIKLIFCIVAVFFVGWAPYNIVIFLQSLVYYGIEPFTECNVSDHLDYALYVFKFLAFFHCCLNPVFYVFVGVKFRNHVKTFLQIYIFHEKGSRTPPRLHNCQTQFRYSMVRVNAKKIFS